Genomic segment of Candidatus Poribacteria bacterium:
ACACGCTGCGCCGCCTCGGCACATCACCGAGCTGCGCCGGCATCTGGGTCGTCGTTGCGTCCGAAGACATCGGCTTCTGCGAATCCGAAATCCTCCCTCGCTGCGCAGGCGTGCCGATCCGCAGGATCGTCTCGGGCGGTGCGACGCGCCAAGAGTCGGTGCTCCGAGCTCTCCAGCAGATTCCCTCCGACGCTGAGTACGTTGTGGTCCACGACGGAGCCCGTCCGCTGGTTCCCACGGACCTCGTGGCGCGGGTCCTGAACCAGGCGCGCACGTCTGGCGCTGCCACCACCGCTGTTCCCGCCAAGGACACGCTCCGACGCGGATCGAATGAACACGTGACCGGGGACCCGGTTCCTCGCGAGAACCTGTGGCGCATCCAGACGCCCCAGGCGTTCCGCCGTGACCTGCTCTTGCGCGCCCACGAGCAGGCGCGATCCGAAGGAACCCAGGCGACGGACGACGCGGCGTTGGTCGAACGCCTCGGAGTCGCAGCCCGACTCGTCATGGGCGACGAACGCAACATCAAGATCACCACGCCCGACGACCTGCCGCTGGCGACGGCGCTGCTCCGCGCGGAACAGGCGGACGCGTGCCCGGTGGCGATACGCACCGGTTTGGGCTATGATGTTCACCGACTCGCGGAAGGTAGGCGGCTGATCTTGGGAGGGTGCGAGGTCCCGCACACGCACGGTCTGCTGGGTCACTCGGACGCCGACGCCCTCGCGCACGCGATCTGCGACGCGCTCTTGGGAGCCGCCGGGTTGGGTGACATCGGGACGCACTTCCCAGACACCGATCCCGCGTATCACGGCGCCGACAGCATGGTGCTCCTGGCGCGTACGGTCGATTTGGTGAGCCGCCGGTTCCGCATCGTCAACATCGACAGCACCGTCAAGGCGGAAGCGCCGAAGCTGAATCCGCACATCGGGCGGATCCGAGAGCGGCTCGCCGACGTTTTGGGGATCGACATCGAACGCGTCAACGTGAAGGCGAAAACCGGCGAACGCATGGGACCCGTCGGCGAACGGCTCGCCATCGAAACCGAGGCGATTGCGACGCTGGAGCTGCGCCGCGCCGACGACATATCGGGCTGACAAGAGGACTCATGGCGCTCCGACTCTACAACACCCTTTCACGGCGCATCGAGGATTTCGTGCCGCTGGAGCCGGGCAAGGTCCGCATGTACTGCTGCGGACCCACGGTCTACGACTACATCGGCATCCACAACGCCAGAACGTTCGTCGTTTTCGATGCCATCCGCCGCTATCTCGAATACCGCGGCTTCGCCGTGACATTCGCCCAGAACGTCACCGACATCGACGACAAGATCATCCAGCGCGCCCAGCAGAACGACGCCGACGCCATCGAGTGGGCGTCTCGGTACGCCGCCGCGTACGCGGAGGACATGCTTCGGCTCGGAGTGAAGCCGCCCAGTGCGAGCCCCCACGCAACGCAGACCGTGGAGGAGATCCAGCAGCTCATCGACAGGCTGCTCGACGCTGGCGCCGCCTATACGACCGGAAGCGGCGTCTACTTCAGCGTCGATGAGTTCCCCGAGTATGGGAAGCTGTCGGGTAGGTCGCCCGAGGATGTCCGCGCCGGAGCTCGCGTCGACGTGGACGAGGAGAAGCGCGACGCTCGGGACTTCGCCCTGTGGAAACGCGGCAAAATCGGGGAACCCTGGTGGGAGAGCCCCTGGGGCAAGGGCAGACCGGGCTGGCACATCGAATGCTCTGCCATGGTGATGAAGCACCTCGGCGAGTCCATCGACATCCACGCCGGCGGCGCGGATCTCATGTTTCCGCATCACGAGAACGAAGTCGCCCAGAGCGAACGAGCCACCGGCAAGCCCTTCGCGCGGTACTGGATGCACGGCGCGCTGGTGCGCATCGGCGGCAAGCGCATGGGCAAGTCGGAGGGGAACTTCGTGCGCGTCCGCGACGCGCTCGACCGGTATCCCATCGAAGCCATACGCCTCTACCTGCTGTCAACCCACTATCGCAAGCCACCGGATTTCACGGACACCGCGATCGAGGAGCACATCGCCCCGGCGCGGCGTCTGAACGCATGCCTGAACGCCCTCGAGAAAGCCGCGGACGGCGCTGCGTCGAGCGAGGACAGCCACGAGTTCGCCGCCGCCGTGGCAGACGCCCGAACGCGGTTCGTCGAGGTCGTCGATAACGATTTCAACTTCGTCGGTGGCATTGGCGTGCTCTTCGAGTTCGTCACGACCACGAACCGGTTCATCGCCGAACATGAGACGCTGTCGGCATCCGACCGCGCCGCGTTGGCGCTCGGACGGGACTTCCTGGGCGAAGTCTTCGACATGCTCGGGCTGAGATCGCGGCGAACCGAGGACGCCGGAGAACGCCTCAGAGCCCTAGCCGATGCCGTCCTCGAACTGCGTGCCAGCGCCCGCGCCGACAAGAACTGGAGCTTGGCGGATGCGCTTCGGGACGCCCTCCTGCAGCACGGCGTCGCCATCAATGACGCGCGCGATGGGTCGGGATGGGCTCTGGAAGAGGGAGCATCTTCCGCTGAAGCAGCCGTAGGAATCGCCGATGTCCTCGTCGCCCGGCGGCTGGACGCGCGGCATCGGAAAGCATGGGCGGAAGCGGACGCTCTGCGCGACATGCTCACGAGCGCCGGCGTCCGGCTCAGCGATACGGCGTCGGGAACCACATGGGAATGGGCGGAACCGTCGACCGGATGACCATCGCAACGAGTTGCGCCGTCAGACCAACTCCAAGGAGGAAACGATGAGCGGAACGCGTCATGCTGTCGCATGGCTCGGACTTGCCGCGACGCTGACCGTGTGGACCGGATGCGCGGCGATTGTCGGCGAGACCGGTGGCGCGCTGAGCGCCAATCTCGCCAGCGTGGACATGAAGGCGGAATCGAACATGCCGGAGTTCAACGACGGCAGCCGGTTCACCTTCGCGACGACTCGGTCTGAGATCACCGAGCGCGACGATCCCAACTGGATGGACGCCGAGAAATACACAGCGGCAACCATCAAGTTCGCAGAACCGACCAAGATCAACAAGATCATGATCTACACGAAGGACCTAGACCGGAAGCTCAGCACCGGCATGCTGGTTGTCGTGGACTACCTCAACGAGAAGGGCGAGTGGGTCGTGATCCGGGAATGGGATCGCAACCCAATCCCCAAGAACCCGGTTCTCACGACGCGCGGCGTCGCCAAGAAGGTCCGGCTGCGCATCAAGCGTCCGCTTGCCCTCTTCAGTGGCGGCGGTGGCGGCGGAAACAACCAGGGTGGCGCGGACACCGGCGAGCGCTCCGTCTACGAGATGGAGATCTTCCAGTACGTGCCCAAGCAGGCTGCGGCGGAGTCAGCCCAGTAGCCTGCATCGCGAGGGAGGTCGAGCGTGCCCGTCACGGAGCTGGACGACGAGACGCGCGCGCTCATCACGCTCAGTTGCGTTCCGGGCATCGGCTCGACCCTCCTCACCAAGGCGTTGGCGCACTTCGGGTCTGGACTCGAGACGCTGCGCGCTACCGAGCGCGACCTGGTGCGCGCGGGTCTGTCGCCAGCCATCGCAGTGGAAGTGCGGCGCGCAGTCGCCGAGGGCTTGCCGGATCTTGAGGAACGCCTACTCGCGGGCAGCGACGTTGCGTTCCTGAGGATCGGCGACGAGGACTACCCGCCGCTGCTCCGCCACACCTACAACGCCCCGCCGCTGCTCTACCTGCGCGGCTCGCTCGGCGTCTCCGATCTCACGTCGGTCACCATCGTGGGTTCTCGTCGGGCGTCCGAGGCAGCACGCGACAAGGCGTACGAGCTCGCCAGGGACCTCGCCGCGCGCGGCGTCACGGTCGTGAGCGGCTTCGCGCTGGGCGTGGACACCGCCGCGCACGAGGGCGCTCTCGACGGAGCGGGCAGAACCGTAGCCGTGATGGGCTGCGGACTGTCGCATGTCTATCCGCCGGAGAACGAAGCGCTCGCGGAACGCGTCACTAGTGCGGGAGCCCTCCTCTCCGAGTTCCCGATGAGCGTTCCCCCTATTGCGGGGAACTTCCCTCGTCGGAACCGCGTCATGAGCGGGCTCACACTGGCAACGATTGTCATCGAAGCGCCGGCGAGGAGCGGCGCGCTGAAGACCGCCGACTACGCCTTGGAGCAGGGCGGCAAAGAGGTGTTCGCCGTACCGTGGAGGCAGACGTCTTTCCTGAACGCCGGCTCGCAGCGCCTGCTCAGCGAAGGAGCCACGCCCTGCGAGAGCGCCGAGGACGTCTTCGCGGTCATCTCGGAGATGACGAAGCCGGGCACCTTCGCCGCCCGCCAGCGCTCCACGCGCACCGTCGGCGGAACCCACAGCGCCGGGAAGGCGGTTCAGCCCGCCAGCGCGGTCGCGGAGCCCAGTCCGGACCTCGGCGCGGATGAGCGGCTCGTTTGGGAGGCGCTCACTTACGAGCCGACTCACATCGACGCGCTGACCCAGTTGACGGGGCTGACCCCCGGACGCGCCTCGGCGGCGCTTCTCCTGCTCGAGATGAAGACGCTGGTGCGCCAGTACCCCGGCAAGCGCTTCGCGCGGAAGGGATCATCGACCCGATGAACGCGATCGGCATCCAGTTTGAGGCTCCACTGCTCGCCGTCGAGGAGCGGCTCGCGGACTTGAGGTCCGCGGCGGCGGACGCCGGTATCGAGCTCACGCGGGAGATCGCCGCGCTTGAGCGCGCCTATGAGCGCGAAGCGTCCCGCGTCTACGGTGAGCTCACCGCGTGGCAGACAGTCTGGCTCGCGCGCCATCCGCAGAGACCGCGTTCCTCCGACTACGTCGCCGCTCTGCTCGAAGACTGCATGCCGTTCTACGGCGACCATATCCACGGTGACGATCCGGCGCTGCAGGGCGGCGTCGGCTGGTTCGAGGGCAAGCCTGTCGTGTACCTAGCTCAGCAGAAGGGCAGGAACACGAAGGAGAACATCCAGACCAACTTCGGCATGATGCACCCGGAGGGCTATCGCAAGGCTCGACGCCTGATGCGGCTCGCCGCGAAGTTCCGCCGACCGATCCTGAGCTTCGTCGATACTCCGGCGGCGCATCCGGGCGCCAACGCGGAGCTGCGCGGTCAGGCGATGGCGATTGCGGAGAACCTGTTCGAGATGGCGCAACTGCCTGTGCCGATGATTGCCATCGTGGTCGGCGAAGGAGGCAGCGGCGGAGCGCTCGGAGTCGCGATGGGCAACGTGGTGCTCATGCTGGAGTACGCCGTCTACTGCGTCGCTCCGCCCGAGGCGTGCAGCGGCATCCTGTGGAAAGATACCGGCGAACACGCCCCCGAGGCTGCCGAGGGACTCAAGCTCACCGCGCGCGATCTCGTAGAACAGAGCGTGGTCGATGAGTTGATTCCCGAACCCTTGGGGGGAGCCCACCGCAACCCGGCGGAAACCTTCGCGCGCGTCCGACGGACGATCCGACGACACCTATCGGCGCTCTCCTACCTGTCCGACGAAGAGCTCATCGACCAGCGGTACCGGCGATACCGGAACATCGGTGTCTTCGCCACTGGCGATTCCAGCGCCCTAGCGCCCCCAACCGACGGCGGCTCCTCGGCATCCGAGACGGCATAGAGTCGGGGTCCCAAGCCTACGCACGCGGCGCGAACACTCGCCGCCACGCTGCGCGGACATCTTTCTCCAGCCATCCGCCTTTCTGGCGCTTGGTCAGTTCGCGCAGTTGCACCGCCGCCATCTCGTGGCTGATCCGCTCGCGGACCAGGTCTTGGAAGACCGACGCCGCCTTCCTGCTGCGACTCCGGCTGTCGAACGTGTCCATGCGGACCCGGTCGTCGTGGGACTCCAGCTTGGGCAGAGACTCGTGGACCTTCTCCAGTGAAAGCCATCGATAGGCGAAATCGAGCCCGGTTCCCTTGATGTTCTGGACTCCCATGATCCGCACGGTGAATCCGGGCGGGGAGCATCGCGCGATCCGGTCGATGATCTGGTCGCCTGTCGCGCCCGCGTCGGGGATCACCTCGATCGACCGCTTGTGGACGCCCGAGGCGCATGCCCGTACCCTCGCGCTCAGCCCATCCAGCGACGCTGCGGGCATGCCCTGCGACGACACCTGGGATCGAACGAACTCGCGGAGTTCATGCACCTCGGCGGCATCGTGGACGTACGTGAGCAGGAACTGCGCGACTGAGCCTGCCACGAGCGGATCGATGCCCTCGGAGGCGATCCGCTCCGCCAGTCTGTCCGCGTCGGCTTTGGCTTGCGGCGCTTCGTTCCGCTCCCACTCGCGGTCTGAAGCCGGGAGCCCATGCGCCGACTCGATGGCGCTGAGCAACCCCGCGTCCGAGGTCACCGACGCCACGAACTCCGGGCTCAGCCCAACGCCCGTCAACATCGCCGACAGCAGGCGCACGACGTCCTCGCTGCTCCGGGCTTCTACCGTCAATTCGTCGAGCACGCGATCCACGCTCGCGAGCGCGTGCGTCGAAAGACTCTCGGACGGCGTGTCGCTCAGCCGTTCCGGATGGATCAGATAGAGGTTCTCGAGCCGCCTCCCCAGCGCATCGAGCATGTAGCCGTGCAAGCCGCTCAGGTTGGTGCCGATCAGGAAGTGCTTGTGCGCGCTGATGTCCATGACCAGAATCTCCGCGAACACCTTGGAGCGCGGGATTCGATCGGCCATGAACGCCGCGAGGAACCTGCCCAAGATGCCCTCCGGAGGTATTCCCGCGCTGGAGATCGAATAGCGCTTCCCGGGCTCGACCTGCTGCAGCCGAGGGAGGAACTCCGTCCGCATCGACTCATATCCCGGAATGGAGGCGACGACGATGCCCTCCCACGCCTGCGTCGCCCAGTGGCGCACGGTCCCCGGCAGCTCCGCGCGCCTCAACACGTTCTCGATTGCAGCCAACGGGATGCGGTCGAGGGCATCGACACCTTCCTTGGTGGTCGCCCGAGCGTTGCAGATCGCCTCGGCTTCCTCGAACGCCACGCGCTGAACCAGCGGATGGTCGGCATGTTCCGCCGCCCAGGCGATGGCTCGAGCCGCCTCCTCGAACGCGTCCATGTCGCCGAACATCGCCGCATCGCGGGCGATTCCTCCGAACTTGGAGACCGCCTGGGCTCTCATCTGCGGGCACGTCTCATCGAAGCCGCCCTCGACGAACCGACGGAGCAGCTCGCGCGACTCCGGCATGCCGAGCTTCGCG
This window contains:
- the ispD gene encoding 2-C-methyl-D-erythritol 4-phosphate cytidylyltransferase, translating into MDSVFDALLAEVIVPAAGTGSRLGGSTKKTYLRIEGEPLLVHTLRRLGTSPSCAGIWVVVASEDIGFCESEILPRCAGVPIRRIVSGGATRQESVLRALQQIPSDAEYVVVHDGARPLVPTDLVARVLNQARTSGAATTAVPAKDTLRRGSNEHVTGDPVPRENLWRIQTPQAFRRDLLLRAHEQARSEGTQATDDAALVERLGVAARLVMGDERNIKITTPDDLPLATALLRAEQADACPVAIRTGLGYDVHRLAEGRRLILGGCEVPHTHGLLGHSDADALAHAICDALLGAAGLGDIGTHFPDTDPAYHGADSMVLLARTVDLVSRRFRIVNIDSTVKAEAPKLNPHIGRIRERLADVLGIDIERVNVKAKTGERMGPVGERLAIETEAIATLELRRADDISG
- a CDS encoding cysteine--tRNA ligase, coding for MALRLYNTLSRRIEDFVPLEPGKVRMYCCGPTVYDYIGIHNARTFVVFDAIRRYLEYRGFAVTFAQNVTDIDDKIIQRAQQNDADAIEWASRYAAAYAEDMLRLGVKPPSASPHATQTVEEIQQLIDRLLDAGAAYTTGSGVYFSVDEFPEYGKLSGRSPEDVRAGARVDVDEEKRDARDFALWKRGKIGEPWWESPWGKGRPGWHIECSAMVMKHLGESIDIHAGGADLMFPHHENEVAQSERATGKPFARYWMHGALVRIGGKRMGKSEGNFVRVRDALDRYPIEAIRLYLLSTHYRKPPDFTDTAIEEHIAPARRLNACLNALEKAADGAASSEDSHEFAAAVADARTRFVEVVDNDFNFVGGIGVLFEFVTTTNRFIAEHETLSASDRAALALGRDFLGEVFDMLGLRSRRTEDAGERLRALADAVLELRASARADKNWSLADALRDALLQHGVAINDARDGSGWALEEGASSAEAAVGIADVLVARRLDARHRKAWAEADALRDMLTSAGVRLSDTASGTTWEWAEPSTG
- the dprA gene encoding DNA-protecting protein DprA, with protein sequence MPVTELDDETRALITLSCVPGIGSTLLTKALAHFGSGLETLRATERDLVRAGLSPAIAVEVRRAVAEGLPDLEERLLAGSDVAFLRIGDEDYPPLLRHTYNAPPLLYLRGSLGVSDLTSVTIVGSRRASEAARDKAYELARDLAARGVTVVSGFALGVDTAAHEGALDGAGRTVAVMGCGLSHVYPPENEALAERVTSAGALLSEFPMSVPPIAGNFPRRNRVMSGLTLATIVIEAPARSGALKTADYALEQGGKEVFAVPWRQTSFLNAGSQRLLSEGATPCESAEDVFAVISEMTKPGTFAARQRSTRTVGGTHSAGKAVQPASAVAEPSPDLGADERLVWEALTYEPTHIDALTQLTGLTPGRASAALLLLEMKTLVRQYPGKRFARKGSSTR
- a CDS encoding acetyl-CoA carboxylase carboxyltransferase subunit alpha codes for the protein MGIQFEAPLLAVEERLADLRSAAADAGIELTREIAALERAYEREASRVYGELTAWQTVWLARHPQRPRSSDYVAALLEDCMPFYGDHIHGDDPALQGGVGWFEGKPVVYLAQQKGRNTKENIQTNFGMMHPEGYRKARRLMRLAAKFRRPILSFVDTPAAHPGANAELRGQAMAIAENLFEMAQLPVPMIAIVVGEGGSGGALGVAMGNVVLMLEYAVYCVAPPEACSGILWKDTGEHAPEAAEGLKLTARDLVEQSVVDELIPEPLGGAHRNPAETFARVRRTIRRHLSALSYLSDEELIDQRYRRYRNIGVFATGDSSALAPPTDGGSSASETA
- a CDS encoding HEAT repeat domain-containing protein, with product MLETFAIETVGSFTASVLMTVALDFENGEANARELLATVKVEPFLLEAVRESTRWQSRLAAFNALGKIIRALPVEMRFSLLDFSTVHAITSYSMDPQENIWVQCRAIQRLAEMQTMDAVIVMRSRLLMDESGIYDNLFVRRAILDAIVENYRNEDGLDLLRDLAEQRDPSDYVRVRLMTALAKLGMPESRELLRRFVEGGFDETCPQMRAQAVSKFGGIARDAAMFGDMDAFEEAARAIAWAAEHADHPLVQRVAFEEAEAICNARATTKEGVDALDRIPLAAIENVLRRAELPGTVRHWATQAWEGIVVASIPGYESMRTEFLPRLQQVEPGKRYSISSAGIPPEGILGRFLAAFMADRIPRSKVFAEILVMDISAHKHFLIGTNLSGLHGYMLDALGRRLENLYLIHPERLSDTPSESLSTHALASVDRVLDELTVEARSSEDVVRLLSAMLTGVGLSPEFVASVTSDAGLLSAIESAHGLPASDREWERNEAPQAKADADRLAERIASEGIDPLVAGSVAQFLLTYVHDAAEVHELREFVRSQVSSQGMPAASLDGLSARVRACASGVHKRSIEVIPDAGATGDQIIDRIARCSPPGFTVRIMGVQNIKGTGLDFAYRWLSLEKVHESLPKLESHDDRVRMDTFDSRSRSRKAASVFQDLVRERISHEMAAVQLRELTKRQKGGWLEKDVRAAWRRVFAPRA